A genomic segment from uncultured Alistipes sp. encodes:
- a CDS encoding 4-hydroxy-3-methylbut-2-enyl diphosphate reductase, producing the protein MRIEIDDKSGFCFGVVRAITQAEQALADGGTVYSLGDIVHNRIEVQRLERLGLKTVTHAGMPAIAGGRLLIRAHGEPPTTYEEARNLGIRVIDATCPVVARLQRRVMQAHAEMRPLGGQVVILGKRGHAEVVGLTGQVQDPTIVIESTDDLRTIDFNRPIHFLSQTTQSIALFEALGAEMKRRAADPEQVRIDDTICRQVANREHYLTQFAGRFDVVVFVCGRKSSNGKVLSEVCRRANPRTHVVEEAAEIEPHWFEEAESVGICGATSTPGWLMREVADRIAAYAKK; encoded by the coding sequence ATGCGCATTGAAATAGACGATAAATCGGGTTTCTGCTTCGGGGTGGTCCGCGCGATCACGCAGGCCGAGCAGGCCCTGGCCGACGGCGGAACGGTATACTCCCTCGGGGATATCGTGCACAACAGGATCGAGGTCCAGCGCCTCGAACGCCTCGGGCTGAAGACCGTGACCCATGCCGGAATGCCCGCAATCGCCGGAGGACGTCTCTTGATCCGCGCCCACGGAGAACCCCCGACCACCTATGAAGAGGCACGGAATTTGGGAATCCGCGTCATCGACGCCACCTGTCCGGTCGTGGCCCGGCTCCAGCGCCGCGTCATGCAGGCCCATGCGGAGATGAGGCCTCTCGGCGGGCAGGTCGTCATCCTCGGAAAGCGGGGACACGCCGAAGTCGTAGGACTCACCGGGCAGGTTCAGGACCCCACGATCGTGATCGAAAGCACCGACGACCTCCGGACCATCGATTTCAACCGCCCGATCCACTTCCTCTCCCAGACCACCCAGAGCATCGCGCTCTTCGAAGCGCTCGGCGCCGAGATGAAACGACGGGCCGCGGATCCCGAACAGGTACGGATCGACGATACGATCTGCCGCCAGGTTGCCAACCGCGAGCACTATCTCACGCAGTTCGCCGGGCGGTTCGACGTCGTAGTCTTCGTCTGCGGGCGCAAGTCCTCGAACGGAAAGGTGCTCTCCGAAGTGTGCCGCAGGGCCAACCCCCGGACGCATGTCGTCGAAGAGGCCGCGGAGATCGAACCCCACTGGTTCGAGGAGGCGGAAAGCGTCGGGATTTGCGGCGCAACCTCCACGCCCGGATGGCTCATGCGCGAGGTCGCGGACCGAATCGCCGCATATGCAAAAAAATAG
- the cmk gene encoding (d)CMP kinase gives MSDTKQKRKIIIAVDGFSSCGKSTFAKAIAARLGYIFIDTGAMYRAVTLHALAHGAIRSGIVDEEAVVKLLPEIAISFRFNPERGASDIYVNGDLVEGKIRTIEVSNCVSQVSAIPEVRQKLVAMQQEMGKRRGVVMDGRDIGTVVFPDAELKLFMTADPAVRAQRRYRELQEKGMPVSLEEIERNVRERDRADMSRAVSPLRQAEDAIVLDNSHMTVEEQMAWFLKKFAEVTERLQA, from the coding sequence ATGTCGGACACTAAACAAAAACGTAAAATCATAATCGCCGTCGACGGATTCTCCTCATGCGGGAAAAGCACCTTCGCAAAGGCTATCGCTGCCCGGCTCGGATACATCTTTATCGATACCGGCGCCATGTACCGCGCCGTAACCCTCCATGCCCTCGCTCACGGGGCAATCCGATCCGGAATCGTCGATGAAGAGGCCGTCGTCAAACTCCTCCCGGAAATCGCCATCTCCTTCCGCTTCAACCCGGAACGCGGGGCCAGCGATATTTACGTAAACGGAGATCTGGTCGAAGGAAAGATCCGGACCATCGAGGTCTCGAACTGCGTAAGCCAGGTCAGCGCCATCCCCGAAGTGCGGCAGAAACTCGTCGCCATGCAGCAGGAGATGGGAAAACGCCGAGGCGTCGTCATGGACGGCCGGGATATCGGAACCGTCGTATTCCCAGATGCCGAACTGAAACTTTTCATGACCGCAGATCCCGCCGTAAGGGCACAGCGCCGATACAGGGAGCTGCAGGAGAAAGGGATGCCGGTCTCGCTCGAAGAAATCGAACGAAACGTCCGCGAACGCGACAGGGCCGACATGAGCCGCGCCGTCTCGCCGCTCCGACAGGCCGAAGATGCCATCGTCCTGGACAACAGCCACATGACCGTCGAGGAGCAGATGGCGTGGTTTCTCAAGAAATTCGCCGAAGTAACGGAGAGGCTGCAGGCGTAA
- a CDS encoding LysE family transporter, protein MAFEILETLFRGICVGVAASITVGPVAVLCIQRTLSKNRRSGIISGIGVACADTFMAMIALFFYSMLQNQIEQYDTLLRVIGGIFVVIVGVFIFAQNPVPQIRRNRAGKTSLWQDFVSIFGLTIANFIMVVPYILAFFAVFKISGGEMADHTVGGFIRAVFVIAGFFCGAAAWWTFLACVINLFRRRFRPRHMLTINHVAGLIIGILGIYTILSTFFDIFPNVGH, encoded by the coding sequence ATGGCATTCGAGATCCTTGAAACCCTGTTCCGGGGTATCTGCGTCGGCGTGGCCGCCTCAATTACCGTCGGCCCCGTCGCCGTGCTGTGCATCCAGCGGACTCTATCGAAAAACAGACGCTCAGGGATCATTTCCGGTATCGGCGTCGCCTGTGCCGATACATTCATGGCCATGATCGCCCTGTTCTTCTACTCCATGCTCCAAAACCAGATCGAACAGTACGATACGCTCCTGCGCGTCATCGGAGGCATATTCGTCGTTATCGTCGGCGTTTTCATCTTCGCTCAGAACCCCGTCCCTCAGATCCGAAGAAACCGCGCCGGAAAAACATCCCTCTGGCAGGACTTCGTTTCCATTTTCGGACTCACCATCGCAAACTTCATCATGGTGGTCCCTTACATCCTCGCATTCTTCGCCGTATTCAAAATATCCGGCGGCGAAATGGCAGACCATACCGTCGGCGGATTCATCCGCGCAGTCTTCGTCATCGCGGGATTCTTCTGCGGGGCCGCGGCATGGTGGACTTTCCTCGCCTGCGTCATCAACCTGTTCCGCCGAAGATTCAGGCCCCGGCACATGCTCACAATCAACCATGTCGCAGGGCTGATCATCGGAATACTCGGTATTTACACCATATTATCCACCTTCTTTGACATATTCCCAAATGTCGGACACTAA
- a CDS encoding exo-alpha-sialidase yields MGASQVTYPRVKQLSDGRYILFYQDGHIGWNIYYSQSNDGKVWSRGRELFSSYRVENNTDDRCFATCDALILQNGDILAVSSFRTNMGFYTNLAGNGIMMRRSRDNGRTWDAEQIVYQGSNWEPYLLQLPDGKIQLYFTDANTATWSSGTSLIESQDNGQTWSPALGSAPYKIIRQITKYEGGEPVYTDQMPCAILLNDGHTLAAVLESCLADGSYWITMAYAEDDWVHLSGTEEGPADRQSNLFVGAGGYLVQFPSGETAVSYNDSESLLSIRMGDEQARNLREPYRPFKGYGYWGTMEVTGGHTVMASMHASMASSQNMIMVGECVLNHGVEAPLQSIRVDGDNSDWDGVDQALFIGSNSPVQGLFRFSHDRDHVYVCVDLLDESVSASDYVVLELDRLSSSERPSENALRVRLNSRNARTVSRFSDGAWTESADLSLESACRQSDEQATAPEDRGCIWELSVPKAVLGLSDGDRLLFHATLSDAQYGMDTFSNTSDVAADTWLPVTLK; encoded by the coding sequence TTGGGTGCAAGTCAGGTTACCTATCCCCGAGTCAAGCAACTTTCGGACGGTCGTTATATACTGTTTTATCAAGACGGACACATCGGCTGGAACATCTACTACTCCCAGAGCAACGACGGGAAGGTGTGGAGCCGTGGTCGGGAGCTTTTTTCGAGTTATCGGGTCGAAAACAATACGGATGACCGGTGCTTTGCGACATGCGACGCGCTGATTCTGCAGAACGGGGACATTCTGGCCGTGAGCTCGTTCCGGACGAATATGGGATTTTATACGAATCTGGCGGGTAACGGAATCATGATGCGACGGAGCCGAGATAATGGACGGACCTGGGATGCGGAGCAGATCGTTTATCAGGGTTCGAACTGGGAGCCGTATCTGCTGCAATTGCCGGATGGGAAAATCCAGCTCTATTTTACGGATGCCAATACGGCGACATGGAGTTCGGGGACCTCATTGATCGAATCGCAGGACAACGGGCAGACGTGGAGTCCGGCTTTGGGAAGTGCTCCCTATAAAATCATCCGTCAGATCACCAAATACGAGGGCGGTGAGCCTGTCTATACGGATCAGATGCCGTGTGCGATTCTGCTGAATGACGGTCATACCCTTGCGGCGGTGTTGGAGTCGTGCCTGGCGGACGGCTCCTATTGGATAACGATGGCCTATGCGGAGGATGACTGGGTCCATCTTTCCGGGACTGAGGAGGGGCCTGCGGACCGCCAGTCGAATCTGTTTGTCGGAGCCGGGGGTTATCTCGTGCAGTTCCCGTCCGGAGAGACAGCCGTTTCGTATAATGATTCGGAATCGCTGTTGAGCATCCGGATGGGAGACGAACAGGCCCGGAATCTTCGGGAGCCCTACCGACCGTTCAAGGGGTATGGCTACTGGGGAACGATGGAGGTTACGGGCGGTCATACGGTGATGGCCTCGATGCATGCTTCGATGGCTTCATCGCAGAATATGATCATGGTGGGCGAATGCGTACTGAACCACGGTGTGGAGGCTCCGTTGCAAAGCATCCGGGTGGATGGCGACAATTCGGATTGGGATGGCGTGGACCAGGCGCTTTTTATCGGCAGCAACTCTCCGGTTCAGGGCCTTTTCCGATTTTCTCACGACCGGGATCATGTCTATGTCTGCGTGGATCTTTTGGATGAATCGGTCTCTGCTTCGGATTATGTCGTTTTGGAATTGGATCGGCTTTCTTCGAGCGAACGGCCGTCGGAGAACGCGCTCCGGGTCCGGCTCAACTCCCGGAACGCACGGACTGTCAGTCGATTTTCGGACGGAGCATGGACCGAATCCGCAGATTTGTCGTTGGAAAGTGCCTGTAGACAGAGCGATGAGCAGGCAACCGCACCCGAAGATCGGGGATGTATCTGGGAGTTGTCCGTTCCGAAAGCAGTTTTGGGCTTGTCGGATGGCGACCGGCTTCTGTTCCACGCGACCTTGTCGGATGCGCAATACGGGATGGATACATTCTCAAATACTTCAGACGTTGCCGCGGATACATGGCTTCCTGTGACCTTAAAATAG
- a CDS encoding glycoside hydrolase family 99-like domain-containing protein, with product MSLPEDLLTIVGDSALLRKPENLTVACYTFPNYHPSAFHNKLYAPGWTEYNLTRSARPWYEGHAQPRTPLLGELDESLPSTWETYNELCKDSGIDVLIWDWYWYDGKPCLHEALENGFLESRNCGDVKFACMWTNHPWYILYPTKLTNGYNAYPPSYDSPDFSYEEAFRSLSYIISRYCHLENYWRIDDKPVICIWDPNRLEQRLGLENAKRLFRELEAFARSLGHKGLHYHSSGFYTPNSREMGYSTAGSYNPLTWVADYYQPQDVELPDYGDVVADVVTKLWPEHYNRFEIPYLPSLSPGWDSTPRYIAPDGKRPTTPERRKWPACVILENENPGAFKALVQASFAYLNQHPDVPPIITIACFNEWSEGHYLLPDNRFGYGMLDALGEALGKENLHQKRGK from the coding sequence ATGTCGTTGCCGGAGGATCTGCTGACGATTGTCGGGGATTCGGCCTTGTTGCGGAAACCGGAGAATCTGACGGTTGCCTGCTACACGTTTCCAAACTACCATCCTTCGGCTTTCCACAATAAACTTTACGCGCCGGGTTGGACGGAATACAACCTCACGCGGAGTGCGCGTCCGTGGTACGAAGGACATGCCCAACCCCGTACACCTCTTCTCGGAGAACTGGACGAGAGCCTTCCGTCGACATGGGAGACCTATAACGAACTTTGCAAGGATAGCGGTATCGACGTTCTGATCTGGGACTGGTACTGGTATGACGGGAAACCGTGTTTGCATGAAGCGTTGGAGAACGGTTTTTTGGAGTCGCGGAATTGCGGGGATGTGAAGTTTGCCTGCATGTGGACGAACCACCCGTGGTATATCCTGTATCCGACCAAGCTGACGAACGGATACAACGCCTATCCGCCCAGTTACGATTCTCCGGATTTTTCGTATGAGGAGGCATTCCGGAGCCTCTCTTATATTATTTCGCGTTATTGCCATTTGGAGAACTACTGGCGGATCGACGATAAACCGGTTATTTGCATCTGGGACCCGAACCGCCTGGAGCAGCGTCTCGGCCTGGAAAATGCGAAGCGGTTGTTCCGGGAACTCGAAGCTTTTGCCCGTTCGTTGGGTCACAAGGGGCTTCATTATCACTCGTCGGGATTCTACACACCGAATTCCCGGGAGATGGGTTACAGTACGGCGGGTTCGTACAACCCTCTGACGTGGGTTGCCGACTACTATCAGCCTCAGGATGTAGAGTTGCCCGATTACGGGGATGTGGTTGCGGATGTCGTGACCAAGCTCTGGCCGGAACATTACAACAGGTTTGAGATTCCGTATTTGCCGTCACTCTCTCCGGGCTGGGATTCGACACCGCGTTATATCGCTCCGGACGGCAAACGTCCGACGACTCCGGAGCGACGCAAATGGCCTGCGTGCGTGATTTTGGAGAATGAGAATCCGGGGGCTTTCAAGGCGTTGGTTCAGGCGTCGTTCGCCTATCTCAACCAGCATCCGGATGTTCCGCCGATCATTACGATCGCCTGCTTCAACGAGTGGAGTGAGGGACACTATCTGCTGCCCGACAACCGCTTCGGGTATGGGATGCTCGATGCCTTGGGCGAGGCTTTGGGCAAGGAGAATTTGCATCAGAAACGCGGGAAATAA
- a CDS encoding TonB-dependent receptor — translation MSGFQIRRVIFYCGILWVSLLVGLSAVSAADNDFYASPVSVVTGKVTDAEGRPLTGAVIQLKDKQGGVIADAEGSFRIEASPEDTLIFSFLGMENVSIVVGAQSVINVVMQEKPSSLEEVTVVAFSRQKKESVVGSITTIKPGDLKVPSSNLTTSFAGRMSGMIAYQRSGEPGRDNTEFFIRGVTTFGYKKDPLILVDGMEIGSDDLARLQTDDIESFSIMKDAIATSLYGARGANGVILVTTKEGREGQARVSVRVENSWSMPTQMVELADPITYMRLNNEAVLTRNPIGILPYPESKIVATQSPDRNPYVYPAVDWLQEMFKESAMNQRVNFNISGGGKVARYYLAATFNQDNGLMRNEGMNNFNTNINLKQYNVRTNFNVNVTKTTEVAFKFQGNFDDYRGPIDAGNILFDYALHASPVDYPKVYAPDEGHRNSSHPLFGNLEGANHINPYALMSRGYKDYSRTLVLAQVDLSQDLKFITPGLKARALLSTTRYSYFDSARGYKPFYYQIGYYNPELDVYNLTDLNADTGSEYLDYSGSKDINSKVYLEAAVDYARTFGKHAVTGLLVYQNTQQVIGNPASVLESLPYRNQGLSGRFTYMYDNRYGVELNFGYNGSERFAKHERYGFFPAAGVTWNISNESFWENLRHVVDKLKFKVTYGLVGNDAISDSRFFYMSDVNMNDTSKSVWYGTNFAVSRPGITVLRYSNNDITWEIARKLNIGTEIRLFDKVELQVDYFTEDRSNILMDRTNLPSSMGLEATVKANVGRAASRGVDASLDYQHSFSKDLWITARANFTYATSEFLVADEPDYAAAGLPWRSRIGYSLSQSWGYIAERLFIDEADIANSPTQTFGPYMPGDIKYKDINNDGKIDESDLVPIGYPTEPETVYGFGASIGYKGFDFSFFFQGLGRETFFIDAEQVAPFGNPPVETSGVGSYTRKTALFDAFAKSHWSESNPDIYATWPRLSTDSYDNSNNYQQSTWWMRNGSFLRLKSVEIGYTLPRHLTNKIRIEALRIYLSGTNLLTFSKFKMWDPEMGGWGIGYPLQKVYNIGLQVNF, via the coding sequence ATGTCCGGATTTCAAATTCGAAGGGTAATATTTTATTGCGGCATTCTGTGGGTGAGCCTTTTGGTGGGTTTGTCGGCAGTTTCTGCCGCAGACAATGATTTCTATGCGTCTCCGGTATCCGTGGTGACGGGTAAGGTGACCGATGCCGAAGGGCGCCCACTTACCGGAGCCGTCATTCAATTGAAGGACAAGCAGGGCGGAGTGATTGCCGATGCGGAGGGTTCGTTCCGTATTGAGGCGAGCCCGGAAGACACGCTGATTTTTTCGTTTCTCGGGATGGAGAATGTTTCGATCGTGGTCGGCGCGCAGAGTGTGATCAACGTGGTGATGCAGGAGAAGCCTTCGAGTCTGGAGGAGGTGACGGTTGTAGCCTTTTCCCGGCAGAAGAAGGAGAGCGTCGTGGGTTCGATTACGACGATTAAGCCGGGGGACCTGAAGGTTCCGAGCAGCAATCTGACGACCTCGTTTGCGGGGCGGATGTCTGGAATGATTGCATACCAGCGCAGCGGTGAGCCCGGGAGGGACAATACGGAGTTTTTCATCCGCGGCGTTACGACGTTCGGTTACAAGAAGGATCCGCTCATTCTGGTAGACGGGATGGAGATCGGTTCGGATGATCTGGCGCGTCTTCAGACGGACGACATCGAGAGTTTTTCGATCATGAAGGATGCCATTGCAACTTCGCTTTATGGTGCACGAGGTGCGAACGGCGTTATTCTGGTAACGACGAAGGAGGGGCGGGAAGGTCAAGCTCGGGTATCGGTCCGCGTAGAGAATTCATGGTCGATGCCGACCCAGATGGTGGAGCTTGCCGATCCGATTACATACATGCGGTTGAACAACGAGGCGGTATTGACCCGCAATCCGATCGGAATACTTCCGTATCCGGAATCCAAGATCGTTGCCACGCAATCTCCGGATCGGAATCCGTATGTTTATCCGGCGGTGGACTGGCTGCAGGAGATGTTCAAGGAGTCGGCGATGAATCAGCGCGTCAACTTCAACATCAGCGGAGGAGGGAAAGTCGCACGCTACTATCTGGCGGCGACCTTTAACCAGGATAACGGTCTGATGCGGAATGAAGGCATGAACAACTTCAATACGAATATCAACTTGAAGCAGTACAACGTGCGTACGAACTTCAACGTGAACGTAACGAAGACAACGGAGGTTGCTTTCAAGTTCCAGGGTAATTTCGATGATTACCGGGGGCCGATTGATGCGGGTAATATTCTGTTCGACTATGCGCTCCATGCTTCGCCGGTGGACTATCCGAAGGTCTACGCTCCGGATGAGGGCCATCGGAATTCGAGCCATCCGCTGTTCGGTAATCTGGAGGGTGCCAATCACATCAATCCCTATGCTTTGATGTCGCGCGGATACAAGGACTACAGCCGGACGCTGGTGTTGGCGCAGGTGGATCTTTCGCAGGATCTGAAATTCATAACTCCGGGCCTGAAGGCCCGTGCCCTGCTGAGCACGACACGCTATTCCTATTTTGATTCGGCGCGGGGTTACAAACCGTTCTACTACCAGATCGGCTATTACAACCCGGAGTTGGATGTTTACAACCTGACGGACCTGAATGCCGATACGGGAAGTGAATACCTGGATTACAGCGGAAGCAAGGATATCAACTCGAAGGTCTACCTTGAAGCGGCGGTCGATTACGCCCGGACGTTCGGCAAACATGCGGTTACGGGACTCCTGGTCTATCAGAATACGCAGCAGGTGATCGGCAATCCGGCTTCGGTTCTCGAATCACTGCCTTATCGGAATCAGGGCTTGTCGGGCCGTTTTACCTATATGTACGACAACCGGTACGGCGTTGAACTGAACTTTGGTTATAATGGTTCGGAACGTTTTGCAAAGCATGAGCGTTACGGATTTTTTCCGGCCGCGGGTGTTACGTGGAACATCTCCAACGAATCGTTCTGGGAGAATTTGCGCCATGTGGTCGACAAACTCAAGTTCAAGGTTACGTATGGCTTGGTCGGCAACGATGCCATTTCGGACAGCCGTTTTTTTTACATGTCGGATGTGAACATGAACGACACGAGCAAGAGCGTATGGTACGGGACAAATTTTGCGGTGAGCCGTCCGGGCATTACGGTTCTGCGCTATTCGAACAACGACATCACGTGGGAGATTGCGCGTAAGTTGAATATCGGAACGGAGATTCGCCTGTTCGACAAGGTGGAGCTTCAGGTGGATTACTTTACCGAGGATCGTTCGAACATTCTGATGGACCGGACCAATCTTCCGAGTTCGATGGGCCTGGAGGCGACAGTCAAGGCGAATGTCGGGCGTGCGGCCTCCCGGGGAGTGGATGCCTCGCTTGATTACCAGCACTCCTTCTCGAAGGATTTGTGGATTACGGCCCGGGCGAACTTCACCTATGCGACGAGCGAATTTTTGGTTGCCGACGAGCCGGACTATGCGGCTGCGGGGCTGCCGTGGCGGTCGCGGATCGGCTACAGCCTGAGTCAGTCGTGGGGATATATTGCCGAACGTCTGTTTATCGACGAGGCGGACATTGCGAACTCTCCGACGCAGACTTTCGGGCCCTATATGCCGGGAGACATCAAGTACAAGGACATCAACAACGACGGGAAGATCGACGAATCGGACCTGGTTCCGATCGGTTATCCGACGGAACCGGAGACGGTCTATGGTTTTGGAGCCTCGATCGGCTATAAGGGTTTTGACTTTTCGTTCTTCTTCCAGGGCCTGGGGCGCGAGACCTTTTTCATCGATGCGGAGCAGGTTGCGCCGTTCGGGAATCCGCCGGTCGAGACGTCGGGCGTGGGAAGTTACACGCGGAAGACGGCGTTGTTCGATGCATTTGCGAAGAGCCATTGGTCGGAGAGCAATCCGGATATTTATGCGACGTGGCCGCGATTGTCGACGGATTCGTACGACAACAGCAACAATTACCAGCAGAGTACGTGGTGGATGCGCAATGGTTCGTTCCTGCGTCTCAAGTCGGTTGAGATCGGTTATACACTGCCGCGTCATCTGACGAACAAGATCCGGATCGAGGCGCTTCGAATTTATCTCAGCGGTACGAATCTGTTGACGTTCAGTAAATTCAAGATGTGGGATCCGGAGATGGGCGGATGGGGCATCGGCTATCCGCTGCAGAAAGTCTATAATATCGGACTTCAGGTTAACTTTTAA
- a CDS encoding RagB/SusD family nutrient uptake outer membrane protein, protein MKRKLYLFLLGLGLLSVPSCNYLDVMPDNIATIEIVFNNRSTALNYLSTLYWYIPETGKIGSDPGMDVGDEIWYYSDKSTDFQNTTTFWLAMGRQNTGNPLLDFWNGTNYGKPLFKGLRNCNIFLENIDNVRDMTVQEKNQWKAEAKVIKSYLHFYLMRLYGPIPIMKDNIPITADESEVMVTRDGIDEIVDYCVALIDECYEDLPLRITNPSADMGRLTRPAALAIKAKILAYAASPFYNGNVEYADFTDEDGVPYFNQTEDIGKWQKAADACFAAIECAEEAGHELYEFLNTTSFDLSDQTILELTNRCKVTERWTQELIFAIGGNGIKDLQIYSQPWLESNYSTDDRYYHAKNGTVAPTLAVAETFYTKNGVPIDEDKDWAYAERYETRQATEAEKFYIKPGYTTAKLHFDREPRFYATLGFDGSSWYGIGKMDDNDMWYLQAKAKQTSGKKSNRNYSITGYFAKKLVSYQNSMVPASIQIETYAFPIIRLADLYLLYAECLNEANRNAGAPPADCYTYIDKVRRRAGFPDGVRKDWADHSNNPTKPDSYEGFRDIVRQERMIELALEGQRFWDLRRWNLAVEYLNKPMRSWDIEQEKTEDYYKLRTYYIRDFLKRDNLWPLKTNDLIVNPNLKQNPGW, encoded by the coding sequence ATGAAAAGGAAATTATATCTATTTCTGTTGGGTTTGGGCCTGTTGTCGGTTCCGTCATGCAATTATCTGGACGTGATGCCGGATAACATCGCCACCATCGAGATTGTTTTCAACAACCGGTCTACGGCCCTCAACTACCTGAGTACGTTGTACTGGTATATTCCGGAGACCGGCAAAATCGGCTCGGATCCGGGTATGGATGTGGGTGACGAGATCTGGTATTACAGCGACAAGTCCACGGATTTTCAGAATACCACGACCTTCTGGCTTGCAATGGGGCGGCAGAATACGGGTAATCCGCTTCTTGATTTCTGGAATGGAACGAATTACGGAAAGCCGCTCTTCAAGGGCCTTCGTAACTGCAATATTTTTCTGGAGAATATTGATAATGTGCGGGACATGACGGTTCAGGAGAAGAACCAGTGGAAAGCGGAGGCGAAAGTGATCAAGTCGTATCTTCATTTCTATCTGATGCGTCTGTACGGTCCGATTCCGATCATGAAGGACAACATCCCCATTACAGCTGACGAGTCGGAGGTGATGGTAACGCGGGACGGGATCGATGAGATCGTTGACTACTGCGTGGCGTTGATCGATGAATGTTACGAGGATCTTCCGTTGCGGATTACGAATCCTTCGGCCGATATGGGACGGCTGACGCGCCCTGCGGCTCTTGCCATCAAGGCGAAGATTCTGGCCTATGCCGCGAGTCCGTTCTATAACGGGAATGTGGAGTACGCGGACTTTACGGACGAGGACGGAGTGCCGTATTTCAACCAGACCGAGGATATCGGGAAGTGGCAGAAAGCCGCCGATGCCTGTTTTGCGGCGATTGAATGTGCCGAAGAGGCGGGGCATGAACTTTACGAATTTTTGAACACCACGTCGTTTGACCTGAGCGACCAGACCATTCTGGAGTTAACGAACCGTTGTAAGGTTACTGAACGCTGGACTCAGGAGTTGATTTTTGCGATCGGCGGCAATGGTATCAAGGATCTGCAGATCTACAGCCAGCCGTGGCTTGAGTCGAACTATTCGACCGACGACCGTTATTACCATGCGAAGAACGGTACGGTTGCTCCGACGTTGGCTGTTGCGGAAACTTTTTATACGAAGAACGGAGTTCCCATCGACGAGGACAAGGATTGGGCCTATGCGGAGCGTTACGAGACGCGGCAGGCGACCGAGGCGGAGAAGTTCTACATCAAGCCGGGCTATACGACGGCGAAGCTCCATTTCGACAGGGAGCCGCGTTTCTACGCGACGCTGGGGTTCGACGGATCGAGTTGGTACGGGATCGGGAAGATGGATGACAACGACATGTGGTACCTCCAGGCGAAGGCGAAGCAGACTTCGGGCAAGAAGAGCAACCGGAACTACTCCATTACGGGTTATTTTGCCAAGAAGCTTGTCAGCTACCAGAATTCGATGGTTCCGGCCAGCATCCAGATCGAGACCTATGCGTTTCCGATCATCCGTCTTGCTGATCTTTACCTGCTGTATGCGGAGTGTCTTAACGAGGCGAACCGAAATGCGGGGGCTCCGCCTGCGGACTGCTATACCTATATCGACAAGGTCCGTCGTCGGGCCGGTTTCCCGGATGGGGTTCGGAAGGACTGGGCGGACCATTCGAATAATCCCACGAAACCGGACAGTTACGAAGGTTTCCGGGACATCGTCCGTCAGGAGCGGATGATCGAACTGGCTTTGGAGGGTCAGCGTTTCTGGGATCTACGGCGCTGGAATCTTGCCGTGGAGTACCTCAACAAACCGATGCGGAGCTGGGATATCGAGCAGGAGAAGACGGAGGACTACTATAAGCTTCGCACGTATTATATTCGGGATTTCTTGAAACGGGACAATTTGTGGCCGTTGAAGACGAACGATCTTATCGTGAATCCCAACTTGAAACAAAATCCAGGATGGTAA